From Diospyros lotus cultivar Yz01 chromosome 4, ASM1463336v1, whole genome shotgun sequence, a single genomic window includes:
- the LOC127800763 gene encoding probable alkaline/neutral invertase D isoform X1, which produces MDGTKGHGLRNVASHCSISDMDDYDISKLLEKPRLNIERQRSFDERSLSELTISLARGLDSYEPSYSPGARSGRSGFDTPASSARNSFEPHPMVADAWEALRRSLVYFRGQPVGTLAACDHASEEVLNYDQVFVRDFVPSALAFLINGEADIVKNFLLKTLLLQGWEKRVDRFKLGEGAMPASFKVLHDPDRKTDTIVADFGESAIGRVAPVDSGFWWIILLRAYTKATGDLSLAETPDCQKGMRLILALCLSEGFDTFPTLLCADGCSMIDRRMGIYGYPIEIQALFFMALRCALSMLKHDQEGKEFVERIMKRLHALSYHMRNYFWLDFQQLNDIYRYKTEEYSHTAVNKFNVIPDSIPDWVFDFMPTRGGYFIGNVSPARMDFRWFALGNCIAILSSLATPEQSAAIMDLIEARWEELVGEMPLKICYPAIESHEWRIVTGCDPKNTRWSYHNGGSWPVLLWLLTAASIKTGRPQIARRAIDLAETRLLKDTWPEYYDGKLGRFIGKQARKYQTWSVAGYLVAKMMLEDPSHLGMISLEEDRQMKHVIRRSHSWTV; this is translated from the exons ATGGATGGTACCAAGGGGCACGGGCTCAGAAATGTGGCTTCTCATTGCTCCATCTCTGACATGGACGATTATGATATCTCAAAGCTTCTCGAAAAGCCTAGGCTCAACATAGAGAGGCAGAGATCGTTTGACGAAAGGTCACTTAGCGAGTTGACCATTTCCTTAGCTAGAGGGCTTGATTCCTATGAGCCCTCATACTCGCCTGGAGCACGCTCAGGACGTTCTGGATTTGATACACCAGCTTCCTCAGCTAGGAACTCCTTTGAACCTCACCCTATGGTTGCTGATGCATGGGAAGCTCTTCGCCGATCTTTGGTGTACTTCCGGGGCCAGCCAGTGGGCACACTTGCCGCATGTGACCATGCTTCAGAGGAGGTCCTTAATTATGATCAG GTTTTTGTTCGAGATTTTGTACCTAGTGCTCTGGCTTTTCTAATTAATGGTGAGGCTGATATTGTCAAGAACTTTCTACTAAAGACCTTACTGCTTCAAGGGTGGGAAAAGAGAGTAGATAGATTCAAGCTTGGGGAAGGGGCAATGCCAGCCAGTTTCAAAGTTCTTCATGACCCAGATCGCAAAACAGATACTATAGTAGCAGATTTTGGTGAGAGTGCAATTGGAAGAGTTGCACCGGTTGACTCTGGATTCTGGTGGATCATTCTGCTGCGTGCTTATACAAAGGCTACTGGAGATTTATCCTTGGCTGAAACTCCAGATTGTCAGAAAGGAATGAGACTTATACTGGCCCTGTGTCTGTCAGAGGGATTCGATACATTTCCAACATTGCTGTGTGCCGATGGTTGCTCAATGATTGATCGGAGAATG GGTATTTATGGTTATCCCATTGAGATTCAAGCACTTTTCTTTATGGCATTGAGATGTGCATTGTCAATGCTAAAACATGATCAAGAGGGGAAAGAGTTTGTGGAAAGAATAATGAAGCGCTTGCATGCCTTGAGTTATCACATGCGGAATTATTTCTGGCTTGACTTCCAACAGCTAAATGACATATATCGCTATAAAACAGAGGAGTATTCACACACTGCAGTAAATAAGTTCAACGTTATTCCTGATTCAATCCCAGACTGGGTGTTTGATTTTATGCCCACACGAGGTGGCTACTTTATTGGCAATGTCAGCCCTGCAAGGATGGATTTTCGGTGGTTTGCTTTAGGAAACTGTATTGCTATATTATCTTCTTTGGCTACTCCTGAGCAATCTGCTGCTATTATGGACCTCATTGAAGCACGTTGGGAGGAGCTGGTTGGAGAAATGCCCTTGAAGATATGTTATCCTGCAATTGAAAGTCATGAATGGCGAATTGTAACAGGTTGTGATCCAAAGAATACCAGGTGGAGTTACCACAATGGAGGGTCTTGGCCAG TGCTATTGTGGTTGTTGACGGCTGCTAGTATCAAGACTGGAAGACCCCAGATTGCGAGACGAGCAATTGATCTGGCTGAAACCCGTCTTCTGAAAGACACATGGCCAGAATATTACGATGGAAAACTTGGGAGATTTATCGGTAAACAAGCGAGGAAATACCAGACATGGTCAGTGGCCGGATATTTGGTGGCGAAGATGATGTTGGAGGATCCATCACACTTGGGAATGATCTCCCTAGAAGAGGACCGGCAAATGAAGCATGTGATTAGAAGATCCCACTCCTGGACTGTCTGA
- the LOC127800763 gene encoding alkaline/neutral invertase CINV2 isoform X2, whose product MDGTKGHGLRNVASHCSISDMDDYDISKLLEKPRLNIERQRSFDERSLSELTISLARGLDSYEPSYSPGARSGRSGFDTPASSARNSFEPHPMVADAWEALRRSLVYFRGQPVGTLAACDHASEEVLNYDQVFVRDFVPSALAFLINGEADIVKNFLLKTLLLQGWEKRVDRFKLGEGAMPASFKVLHDPDRKTDTIVADFGESAIGRVAPVDSGFWWIILLRAYTKATGDLSLAETPDCQKGMRLILALCLSEGFDTFPTLLCADGCSMIDRRMGIYGYPIEIQALFFMALRCALSMLKHDQEGKEFVERIMKRLHALSYHMRNYFWLDFQQLNDIYRYKTEEYSHTAVNKFNVIPDSIPDWVFDFMPTRGGYFIGNVSPARMDFRWFALGNCIAILSSLATPEQSAAIMDLIEARWEELVGEMPLKICYPAIESHEWRIVTGCDPKNTRWSYHNGGSWPGVVYIS is encoded by the exons ATGGATGGTACCAAGGGGCACGGGCTCAGAAATGTGGCTTCTCATTGCTCCATCTCTGACATGGACGATTATGATATCTCAAAGCTTCTCGAAAAGCCTAGGCTCAACATAGAGAGGCAGAGATCGTTTGACGAAAGGTCACTTAGCGAGTTGACCATTTCCTTAGCTAGAGGGCTTGATTCCTATGAGCCCTCATACTCGCCTGGAGCACGCTCAGGACGTTCTGGATTTGATACACCAGCTTCCTCAGCTAGGAACTCCTTTGAACCTCACCCTATGGTTGCTGATGCATGGGAAGCTCTTCGCCGATCTTTGGTGTACTTCCGGGGCCAGCCAGTGGGCACACTTGCCGCATGTGACCATGCTTCAGAGGAGGTCCTTAATTATGATCAG GTTTTTGTTCGAGATTTTGTACCTAGTGCTCTGGCTTTTCTAATTAATGGTGAGGCTGATATTGTCAAGAACTTTCTACTAAAGACCTTACTGCTTCAAGGGTGGGAAAAGAGAGTAGATAGATTCAAGCTTGGGGAAGGGGCAATGCCAGCCAGTTTCAAAGTTCTTCATGACCCAGATCGCAAAACAGATACTATAGTAGCAGATTTTGGTGAGAGTGCAATTGGAAGAGTTGCACCGGTTGACTCTGGATTCTGGTGGATCATTCTGCTGCGTGCTTATACAAAGGCTACTGGAGATTTATCCTTGGCTGAAACTCCAGATTGTCAGAAAGGAATGAGACTTATACTGGCCCTGTGTCTGTCAGAGGGATTCGATACATTTCCAACATTGCTGTGTGCCGATGGTTGCTCAATGATTGATCGGAGAATG GGTATTTATGGTTATCCCATTGAGATTCAAGCACTTTTCTTTATGGCATTGAGATGTGCATTGTCAATGCTAAAACATGATCAAGAGGGGAAAGAGTTTGTGGAAAGAATAATGAAGCGCTTGCATGCCTTGAGTTATCACATGCGGAATTATTTCTGGCTTGACTTCCAACAGCTAAATGACATATATCGCTATAAAACAGAGGAGTATTCACACACTGCAGTAAATAAGTTCAACGTTATTCCTGATTCAATCCCAGACTGGGTGTTTGATTTTATGCCCACACGAGGTGGCTACTTTATTGGCAATGTCAGCCCTGCAAGGATGGATTTTCGGTGGTTTGCTTTAGGAAACTGTATTGCTATATTATCTTCTTTGGCTACTCCTGAGCAATCTGCTGCTATTATGGACCTCATTGAAGCACGTTGGGAGGAGCTGGTTGGAGAAATGCCCTTGAAGATATGTTATCCTGCAATTGAAAGTCATGAATGGCGAATTGTAACAGGTTGTGATCCAAAGAATACCAGGTGGAGTTACCACAATGGAGGGTCTTGGCCAG GTGTTGTATATATTTCCTAA
- the LOC127800764 gene encoding protein disulfide-isomerase 5-2: MRPLILSALSISLSLLRLISSSSSSQFTIDGKVLELNESNFDAAIAAFDYIFVDFYAPWCGHCKRLSPELDKAAPILAGLKEPIVIAKVNADKFTRLAKKYEIDGFPTLKIFIHGVPTEYYGPRKADQLVRYLRKFAAPNVAILNSDADISDFVEAAGTDFPIFVGFGLDESVISNLAIKYKKKAWFSVAKDFSEDVMVLYDFDKVPALASLNPKYNEQSIFYGPFEDKFLEDFIKQNLFPLVVPINYETLKLLKDDKRKIVLTIMEDEADEKSKELIKLLKAAASANRDLMFGSVGLKQWEEFAQSFEVTKHTKLPKMVVWDGNEEYFSVIGSESVAEQDQGSQITRFLEGYRDGSVIQKQISGLSFMGYIKSLLGIRTAYILIFVVAVIMLIQTIGKEEPLRVGTRDPADHPSSSSAVAAEAHRPADKEDKED, from the exons ATGCGTCCTCTCATACTTTCTGCACTCTcgatctcactctctctccttCGCttgatctcttcttcttcttcgagcCAATTCACCATCGATGGGAAGGTGTTGGAGCTCAACGAGTCCAATTTCGACGCCGCCATTGCTGCCTTTGACTACATCTTCGTCGACTTCTACGCTCCTTGGTGTGGCCACTGCAAGCGCCTTTCCCCCGAG TTGGACAAAGCTGCTCCTATTCTTGCTGGACTAAAGGAGCCCATAGTAATTGCAAAAGTAAATGCCGACAAGTTTACCCGTCTTgctaaaaaatatgaaatcga TGGGTTTCCTACCTTAAAGATATTTATTCATGGAGTTCCAACAGAGTACTATGGCCCAAGGAAGGCAGATCAACTTGTTCGCTACTTGAGGAAATTTGCTGCTCCTAATGTTGCCATTCTCAATTCTGACGCTGATATAAGTGACTTTGTTGAAGCAGCTGGAACCgattttcctatttttgtggGCTTTGGTTTAGATGAATCTGTGATATCAAATTTGGCTATCAAGTACAAGAAAAAAGCTTGGTTTTCAGTGGCAAAAGATTTTTCAGAGGACGTTATGGTGCTATATGATTTTGATAAAGTTCCTGCTCTGGCATCCCTTAATCCAAAGTACAATGAACAGAGCATCTTTTATGGCCCCTTTGAAG ATAAATTCTTGGAGGATTTTATAAAGCAGAATTTGTTCCCTCTGGTTGTGCCCATAAATTACGAGACACTGAAGTTATTGAAagatgataaaagaaaaattgtgcTGACAATTATGGAGGATGAAGCAGACGAAAAATCAAAGGAGTTAATCAAGCTATTGAAAGCTGCTGCCTCTGCTAACCGTGATTTAATGTTTGGTTCTGTTGGGCTCAAGCAGTGGGAAGAATTTGCCCAATCCTTTGAGGTTACAAAACATACCAAATTGCCAAAAATGGTTGTTTGGGATGGAAATGAGGAGTACTTTTCG GTTATTGGGTCAGAAAGCGTTGCGGAGCAGGATCAGGGATCCCAAATCACAAGATTTCTGGAAGGGTACAGAGACGGAAGCGTGATACAGAAACAAATTAGTGGACTATCATTTATGGGTTATATTAAGTCGTTGCTCGGGATCAGAACTGCTTACATATTGATTTTTGTGGTAGCGGTTATCATGCTGATCCAAACCATTGGCAAAGAGGAACCTCTCAGGGTTGGGACAAGGGACCCGGCTGATCATCCAAGCAGCAGCTCTGCTGTTGCGGCTGAGGCTCATCGGCCGGCAGACAAGGAAGACAAGGAAGATTAA